From Glycine soja cultivar W05 chromosome 4, ASM419377v2, whole genome shotgun sequence, the proteins below share one genomic window:
- the LOC114408182 gene encoding uncharacterized protein LOC114408182, whose translation MMERVTAVAAAAFSIHSLEEAGLLNLQKMKESPKFPRTKTVREKEGKVSRQPSHGEISTKRSLGQELAMTTESDFPSKCPSGVSPAAGYQNHKGNQIIQHKNDKASLWEKAKIERIQKRYEKTKSKILAWESDRKIQAKIQMDRKKSEWEHKSRPCTDILGHKAKMLKEFFFYKNFKET comes from the exons ATGATGGAGCGTGTAACTGCAGTTGCAGCTGCTGCATTTTCCATTCATTCACTAGAAGAAGCAGGGTTACTTAATTTGCAGAAAATGAAAGAGAGTCCCAAATTTCCAAGGACCAAAACAGTGAGAGAAAAAGAGGGGAAAGTATCTAGGCAACCAAGTCATG GGGAGATTTCAACAAAAAGGTCATTAGGACAGGAACTCGCAATGACAACAGAAAgtgattttccttctaaatgtCCAAGTGGTGTATCCCCAGCCGCAGGGTATCAAAATCACAAAGGGAATCAAATAATACAACACAAAAATGACAAGGCATCACTATGGGAAAAGGCCAAGATAGAGAGGATTCAAAAGAG GTATGAGAAGACAAAGTCCAAAATCCTTGCTTGGGAGAGTGATAGAAAGATTCAAGCCAAAATACAAATGGACAGGAAGAAG AGTGAATGGGAGCACAAAAGCAGGCCGTGTACAGACATTTTGGGGCATAAGGCGAAAATGttaaaggaattttttttttacaagaattttaaagagacttag